The Clostridium septicum genome contains a region encoding:
- the yhbY gene encoding ribosome assembly RNA-binding protein YhbY: protein MLTGKQRAYLRGLANGMDPIFQLGKNGIEETFLKQIEEALEARELIKIKVLENSGLETREASNYICEKIGCEGIQAIGSKMVLYKKSLKKPKIELPITKR, encoded by the coding sequence CTTACTTAAGAGGATTAGCTAATGGTATGGATCCTATATTTCAATTAGGAAAGAATGGAATAGAAGAAACTTTTTTGAAGCAAATAGAGGAAGCGCTAGAAGCTAGAGAACTAATAAAAATAAAAGTTTTAGAAAATAGTGGATTAGAAACAAGAGAAGCTTCAAATTATATTTGTGAAAAAATAGGATGTGAAGGAATTCAAGCTATAGGAAGTAAAATGGTCTTATATAAAAAGTCATTAAAAAAACCTAAAATTGAATTACCAATAACAAAAAGATAG